The region ACGGCTTGCTGCAGACAACGGACGGTCCGTCGGCGGAGAACCAGGTAACAACCGTTCTCGATCACATCTGGCAGCACCGGCCCCAGGCGCGCCGGCTGCTTTTCGGCACGACCGGTGAAAAACTGGAAGCCGCCCTGGCGGGCGCTGTCGCTCGGAAGCTTCATCAGGACAGACCGGACGCCTTGCCAGCCGTCTTTACCGCCAACCAGGTTGCCGCTGCCGTCTTTTCAGCCCTGCGAACCTGGTTGCGGGGGAGGGGTCGTGTTCACCTTTGAGCCTTGCGAGTGGCCTCTGCCGGACATCATCGGCCCTGACAGGGCACCGGTAACGGCGCCCGTTGCAGCTGTCAGATTGCGCTCAAGGTGATGAGGGCGACGATGAGGTATCGTCCGGTCTTTGCGATGGCGACGAGGACCAGGAAGCTCCAGAAGGGTTCCTTCAGGACGCCGGCGGCCAGGGTCAGTGGATCGCCGATGATCGGCGCCCAGCTCAACAGCAGGCTCCAGCGGCCGTAGCGGTGGTACCATGTCGTGGCCTTTTCCAGCTTGTCGCCGCTGACGGGAAACCACGTGGCTTCGGAAAATTTCGCAGCTCCCCGGCCGAGCCCCCAGTTCACGA is a window of Roseibium salinum DNA encoding:
- a CDS encoding TetR/AcrR family transcriptional regulator yields the protein MSRQSAKTKASIHEAFVELVFSKRYDEIRMTDIAAVANVGRSTLYQHYPDKDAILLANMDWVLNGLLQTTDGPSAENQVTTVLDHIWQHRPQARRLLFGTTGEKLEAALAGAVARKLHQDRPDALPAVFTANQVAAAVFSALRTWLRGRGRVHL
- a CDS encoding YqaA family protein, with the translated sequence MSSAVLALFGVSFLAATLLPAQSELGLSGLIYLGDEPVILLIAAASLGNTLGSVVNWGLGRGAAKFSEATWFPVSGDKLEKATTWYHRYGRWSLLLSWAPIIGDPLTLAAGVLKEPFWSFLVLVAIAKTGRYLIVALITLSAI